In the Geobacter sp. FeAm09 genome, one interval contains:
- a CDS encoding TIGR00730 family Rossman fold protein: MELSFSRPNAEIDQVINRLVEAAGGIHHAEIIREMILSTLKIGQEVDYPADLKLINRTLREMRFTARVFGPYRDRKKVTIFGSARTGRDEEMYRKCVSFSRLLADKGYMIITGGGPGIMQAGNEGAGSENSFAVNIRLPFEQQPNPVMYRNPRLITYKYFFNRKVAFVKEADAIVVFPGGFGTLDEAMEVFTLIQTGKTSPKPLILVDDEGGYWEQFFAFVKRSLLVKGFISGEDFSLFTITRDEREAAEVIETFYRIYHSMRFIDHRLVIRLNKALDPDQVRTLEEEFPELLQNGERIVCCGAMPEEADQPDLIDLPRITMKFDHHHYGLLLAFIHRINTF, translated from the coding sequence ATGGAACTCAGCTTTTCACGACCCAACGCCGAAATCGACCAGGTGATCAACCGGCTGGTGGAGGCGGCCGGCGGCATCCACCACGCCGAGATCATCCGCGAGATGATCCTGTCAACCCTCAAGATCGGTCAGGAGGTCGATTATCCGGCGGATCTCAAGCTGATCAACCGCACGCTGCGCGAGATGCGGTTCACGGCCCGGGTCTTCGGCCCGTATCGCGACCGCAAGAAGGTCACCATCTTCGGCTCGGCCCGCACCGGGCGGGATGAGGAGATGTACCGCAAGTGCGTCAGCTTCAGCCGCCTTCTGGCGGATAAGGGCTATATGATCATCACCGGCGGTGGCCCCGGCATCATGCAGGCCGGCAACGAGGGGGCGGGCAGCGAAAATTCCTTTGCCGTCAATATCCGGCTCCCCTTCGAACAGCAGCCGAACCCGGTCATGTACCGCAACCCGCGCCTGATCACCTACAAATACTTCTTCAATCGCAAAGTGGCTTTCGTCAAGGAGGCCGACGCCATTGTGGTCTTCCCCGGCGGTTTCGGCACCCTGGACGAGGCCATGGAGGTGTTCACCCTCATCCAGACCGGCAAGACCTCGCCCAAACCGCTGATCCTGGTGGACGACGAGGGGGGCTACTGGGAGCAGTTCTTCGCCTTTGTCAAACGGAGCCTGCTGGTGAAAGGCTTCATTTCCGGGGAGGATTTTTCCCTGTTCACCATCACCAGGGACGAGCGGGAGGCGGCCGAAGTCATCGAGACCTTTTACCGCATCTACCACTCCATGCGCTTCATCGACCACCGCCTCGTCATCCGGTTGAACAAAGCGCTCGACCCGGATCAGGTCCGCACCCTGGAGGAAGAGTTCCCCGAGCTGCTCCAGAATGGGGAGCGCATCGTCTGCTGCGGGGCAATGCCCGAAGAGGCGGACCAGCCGGACCTGATCGACCTGCCGCGCATAACCATGAAGTTCGACCACCACCACTACGGCCTGCTGTTGGCCTTTATACACCGGATCAACACCTTCTGA
- a CDS encoding cold-shock protein encodes MVNGTVKWFNDSKGFGFIEQENGEDVFCHFSAIEGNGFKSLAEGDSVTFEITKGPKGLQAANVQRA; translated from the coding sequence ATGGTAAACGGAACAGTAAAATGGTTTAATGACAGCAAGGGGTTTGGTTTTATCGAGCAGGAAAATGGGGAAGACGTTTTTTGTCATTTTTCCGCAATCGAAGGCAACGGCTTCAAATCCCTTGCTGAAGGCGATAGCGTAACGTTTGAAATCACCAAGGGTCCGAAAGGGCTTCAGGCCGCCAACGTACAGAGAGCCTAA
- a CDS encoding UDP-2,3-diacylglucosamine diphosphatase, producing MRTIFLADAHLKAPTDPNYRLLLRFLDSLKGSTETLFIMGDLFDFWLGFPSHPFRQYDAVLEALGDLARSGCRIVYFEGNHDFHLGTIFSKQLKAEIHSGPAAVTVQGKRLFLCHGDQINREDRGYRLLRLVLHNRLVASAVRHFPPSLALKVKEHLQRTSQSGYQVKRERWNYREIILAFARSMQRQGYDGLVTGHFHLAFREELSLPSFTVLSLGDWMEQLTYGEMRGGELHLCAYRP from the coding sequence ATGCGAACCATCTTCCTGGCCGATGCCCACCTGAAAGCGCCGACGGACCCGAATTACCGCCTGCTGCTCCGCTTCCTCGATTCCCTGAAGGGGAGCACGGAAACCCTGTTCATCATGGGTGACCTGTTCGACTTCTGGCTGGGCTTTCCCTCCCACCCGTTCCGCCAGTACGACGCCGTCCTGGAAGCACTTGGGGATCTGGCCCGCAGCGGCTGCCGCATCGTGTACTTCGAAGGCAACCACGACTTCCATCTGGGCACCATCTTCAGCAAGCAGTTGAAAGCCGAAATCCACAGCGGCCCGGCCGCTGTGACGGTACAGGGGAAGCGGCTTTTTCTCTGCCATGGGGACCAGATCAACCGGGAAGACCGCGGCTACCGCCTGCTGCGCCTTGTGCTGCACAACCGTCTGGTCGCCTCCGCCGTCCGGCATTTCCCGCCATCCCTGGCGCTGAAGGTCAAGGAGCATCTGCAACGCACCAGTCAGTCCGGCTACCAGGTCAAACGGGAACGCTGGAACTACCGGGAGATCATCCTCGCCTTTGCCCGCTCAATGCAACGACAGGGGTACGATGGGCTCGTTACCGGCCATTTTCACCTGGCGTTTCGCGAGGAGTTGTCCCTCCCGTCCTTTACCGTCCTTTCCCTGGGGGACTGGATGGAACAGCTCACCTACGGCGAGATGCGGGGCGGGGAGCTGCACCTGTGTGCCTACCGGCCATAA
- a CDS encoding LysR family transcriptional regulator, translating to MNNLPPLEDLRLLCAVVRNRSFVATATELGVSPAYVSKRIALLEDVLHVRLLHRTTRRVSVSEDGELVYRWAQRIIEDVEQMAESVTTAKTTPRGLLRISASAGFGRKRIAPALSELVELYPQLRIQLELLARPVDLIGEGFDIDIRIGGTSEPNLIARRIAANSRILCAAPAYLERRGVPARVSDLERHDCLVIRERDQSFGVWRLKGPHGVETVHVSGPLSCNNGEITRQWALDGHGIMLRSTWDVASRVREGLLVRVLPDYQQEAHIAAVYPLRLTESAKVRVCVEFLQQWLGR from the coding sequence GTGAATAATCTGCCGCCGCTCGAAGATCTGCGACTGTTGTGCGCCGTGGTGCGCAACAGGAGTTTCGTTGCCACCGCCACGGAACTGGGGGTGTCCCCGGCCTATGTCAGCAAAAGGATTGCCCTGCTGGAGGATGTGCTGCATGTGCGCCTGCTGCACCGGACAACCCGGCGCGTGAGCGTGTCCGAAGACGGGGAACTGGTGTATCGGTGGGCCCAGCGGATTATCGAGGACGTGGAGCAGATGGCCGAGTCGGTCACGACGGCAAAGACGACCCCGCGGGGGCTCCTGCGGATCAGCGCCAGCGCCGGTTTCGGCAGAAAGCGCATTGCCCCGGCGCTTTCAGAGCTTGTCGAGCTGTATCCCCAGTTGCGCATACAGCTCGAACTGCTTGCCCGCCCGGTTGACCTGATCGGGGAAGGGTTCGACATCGACATCAGGATCGGCGGCACGTCCGAACCGAATCTGATCGCCCGGCGCATCGCCGCCAATTCGCGCATTCTGTGCGCTGCGCCCGCCTATCTGGAACGGCGCGGCGTGCCCGCGCGGGTCTCCGACCTGGAGCGGCACGATTGCCTCGTCATCCGCGAGCGCGACCAGAGTTTCGGGGTATGGAGGCTGAAGGGACCCCACGGGGTGGAGACGGTCCACGTATCGGGGCCGCTATCGTGCAACAACGGCGAGATTACCCGGCAGTGGGCTCTTGATGGGCATGGAATCATGCTGCGTTCCACATGGGACGTGGCTTCCCGGGTGCGGGAAGGGCTTCTGGTCAGGGTGCTCCCCGATTACCAGCAGGAGGCGCACATCGCAGCGGTCTATCCGCTGCGCCTGACCGAATCGGCAAAGGTGCGGGTCTGTGTGGAGTTCCTTCAGCAATGGCTCGGCCGCTGA
- a CDS encoding penicillin-binding transpeptidase domain-containing protein produces MQDLKHLSRKKQFSGFRFFGFYRSNRRIKDSGERTVLRLPIPVGKQRERLKHLLLFLAIVLALTPVCALVYQKSPHAVRAMTLWLHSHSTPDIKAAEAAKPPANGSFEAAVRLFDTAVATDGQLTARSTGGDTLHYSIRDDLQRRVHDFMAQKQVPFGVFVAIEPSTGRILAMTSYSSVDPQWVQSAFFDLYPMASLFKIITASAALENKKITPQTVVEFRGAPYSENPRYWDISPRGNNNRMDVGYAMGKSINPVYGRVANDIAGKASVMEYVHKFGFNQALFPGVPVKVSKAGDPQPGHALMLMGAGLDHEVKISPLHAAVIMGAIANQGRMMAPTLTDKVVSATGAEKEGHKPRELRRLVSPETAASLTQMLSNTVTRGTSRRAFHDRRGRPMLAGIDIAAKTGSIDGTSPKGHYSWFAAYAPAHEPRIALVALVINQDRWKIKSSQVGEQALEEFFRR; encoded by the coding sequence ATGCAGGACCTTAAACATCTATCCAGAAAAAAGCAGTTTTCCGGCTTCCGTTTTTTCGGCTTCTATCGCAGCAACAGGAGAATCAAGGACTCTGGCGAGCGCACGGTCTTGCGGCTACCCATCCCGGTAGGCAAACAACGCGAACGGCTGAAGCACCTCCTCCTGTTCCTGGCCATCGTGCTGGCGCTGACGCCGGTCTGCGCCCTTGTGTACCAGAAGTCACCCCATGCGGTGCGGGCGATGACGCTATGGCTCCATTCCCACTCCACCCCCGACATCAAGGCGGCCGAGGCGGCGAAGCCCCCGGCCAACGGCAGTTTCGAGGCGGCGGTGCGCCTGTTCGATACGGCGGTTGCGACCGATGGACAGCTCACGGCCCGCAGCACGGGCGGCGACACCCTGCACTACAGCATCAGGGACGATCTGCAGAGGCGGGTTCATGATTTCATGGCCCAAAAACAGGTGCCCTTCGGGGTGTTTGTGGCCATTGAACCCTCAACAGGCCGGATCCTGGCCATGACGTCCTACTCTTCCGTCGATCCCCAGTGGGTGCAGTCCGCGTTCTTCGATCTCTATCCCATGGCGTCGCTATTCAAGATCATCACCGCTTCCGCCGCCCTGGAAAACAAGAAGATCACCCCCCAGACGGTGGTCGAATTTCGGGGTGCGCCCTATTCGGAGAATCCCCGCTACTGGGATATCAGCCCCCGGGGCAACAACAATCGCATGGATGTGGGCTATGCCATGGGCAAGTCCATCAACCCGGTCTACGGACGGGTCGCCAATGATATTGCCGGCAAGGCGTCGGTCATGGAGTATGTGCATAAATTCGGCTTCAATCAGGCGCTTTTTCCCGGCGTTCCGGTCAAGGTAAGCAAGGCCGGCGACCCCCAACCGGGTCACGCGTTGATGCTGATGGGTGCGGGTCTCGACCACGAGGTCAAGATATCGCCCCTGCACGCGGCGGTGATCATGGGAGCCATCGCCAATCAGGGGCGGATGATGGCCCCGACCCTGACCGACAAGGTGGTCAGCGCCACCGGGGCGGAAAAAGAGGGGCATAAGCCCCGTGAGTTGCGCCGGCTCGTCTCGCCCGAAACGGCGGCATCCCTCACCCAGATGCTCTCCAATACCGTTACCCGGGGCACCTCCCGGCGCGCTTTCCATGATCGCCGGGGACGGCCGATGCTGGCCGGGATCGATATCGCCGCCAAGACCGGCTCCATCGACGGGACCTCCCCCAAGGGGCATTATTCCTGGTTTGCCGCGTACGCGCCGGCCCATGAGCCGCGCATAGCGCTGGTGGCGCTGGTCATCAATCAGGACCGGTGGAAGATCAAGTCGTCCCAGGTGGGGGAACAGGCGCTGGAGGAGTTTTTCAGGCGGTAG
- a CDS encoding tartrate dehydrogenase, giving the protein MKSHKIAVIPGDGIGREVMPEGLRVLEAAARRFGIELDCTHFDWACADYYLRHGRMMPADWFETLKTYDAIYFGAVGWPEVVPDHISLWGSLLKFRRDFDQYANLRPVRLMRGVPCPLAGKKQGDIDFYVVRENTEGEYSNVGGRMFEGTERELVLQESIFTRKGVDRILKFGFDLAQSRPKRHLTAATKSNGIAISMPYWDERLALVARQYPEVAWDKYHIDILAARFVLSPERFDVVVASNLFGDILSDLGPACVGTIGIAPSANLNPERTFPSLFEPVHGSAPDIAGQNIANPTAMIWSGAMMLDFLGNGEPRYRAAHDAIVNAMESVLGEGPRTPDMGGNADTSQVGAAIAAAL; this is encoded by the coding sequence ATGAAATCTCACAAAATCGCGGTTATTCCAGGGGACGGCATCGGCAGGGAAGTGATGCCGGAAGGGCTCAGGGTACTCGAAGCCGCCGCCCGCAGGTTCGGCATCGAGCTTGACTGCACGCATTTTGACTGGGCGTGCGCCGACTATTACCTGCGGCATGGCCGGATGATGCCAGCCGATTGGTTCGAGACGCTCAAGACGTACGACGCCATCTATTTCGGCGCGGTCGGATGGCCGGAGGTGGTACCCGATCACATCTCCCTCTGGGGGTCGCTGCTCAAGTTCCGCCGGGATTTCGACCAATACGCGAACCTGCGGCCGGTACGGCTGATGCGGGGGGTGCCCTGCCCCTTGGCCGGCAAAAAACAGGGTGATATCGACTTCTATGTGGTGCGTGAAAATACCGAGGGCGAGTACTCCAACGTCGGCGGCAGGATGTTCGAAGGCACCGAGCGGGAACTGGTCCTGCAGGAGTCGATTTTCACGCGCAAAGGGGTGGACCGGATACTGAAATTCGGCTTCGACCTGGCCCAAAGCCGGCCCAAACGGCATCTGACCGCCGCCACCAAGTCGAACGGCATCGCCATCAGCATGCCCTACTGGGATGAGCGGCTGGCATTGGTGGCCCGGCAGTACCCGGAGGTCGCCTGGGACAAGTACCATATCGACATTCTTGCCGCGCGCTTCGTCCTCAGCCCGGAACGTTTCGACGTGGTGGTGGCCTCCAACCTCTTCGGCGACATCCTCTCCGACCTTGGCCCCGCCTGTGTCGGCACCATCGGCATCGCGCCATCGGCCAACCTCAACCCCGAGCGCACCTTTCCTTCCCTGTTCGAACCGGTGCACGGTTCCGCCCCCGACATTGCCGGCCAAAACATCGCCAACCCCACTGCCATGATCTGGTCCGGAGCGATGATGCTCGACTTCCTGGGCAATGGCGAACCACGGTACCGAGCCGCGCACGACGCCATCGTCAACGCCATGGAAAGCGTACTCGGCGAAGGACCGCGAACACCCGACATGGGCGGCAATGCCGACACCAGCCAGGTAGGCGCAGCCATCGCGGCGGCACTCTAG
- a CDS encoding DUF3553 domain-containing protein, with product MVIKVGNIVSHTGALEWGAGKVMEITSSSALIQFSDGKNRKIAVSHFPTLQPAAPGSFLPAPEVPVVMKAVRAPKTSKAPRKKL from the coding sequence ATGGTAATCAAAGTCGGTAACATTGTAAGTCACACGGGCGCGCTTGAATGGGGCGCCGGCAAGGTTATGGAAATAACGTCCTCCTCGGCGCTGATCCAGTTCAGCGACGGCAAAAACAGAAAAATCGCCGTATCCCACTTTCCCACCCTGCAACCGGCCGCTCCGGGCTCCTTTTTACCCGCTCCCGAAGTACCTGTCGTGATGAAGGCGGTCCGGGCTCCCAAGACATCCAAGGCACCCAGAAAGAAACTGTAA
- a CDS encoding UPF0158 family protein, translated as MAVIHNVEIVWDELMDAFTSGQSDRVYFLDRYTGEVFFIPTTLEDEDVWQQMDNGRDRFLEIPRFDYGVERQLMSGFIGAIQDTGLRSILNGSLAGRKPYGDIKEILSFFPEEEERLMAMKDDFLASRVKTWLDENNLFTVDSETLLSSRM; from the coding sequence ATGGCTGTTATACATAATGTGGAAATTGTCTGGGATGAACTGATGGATGCCTTCACCAGCGGGCAGAGCGACCGGGTCTACTTTCTCGACCGCTATACCGGCGAGGTCTTTTTCATCCCCACCACACTGGAGGACGAAGACGTCTGGCAGCAGATGGACAACGGCCGGGACCGTTTTCTGGAGATTCCCCGCTTCGATTACGGCGTCGAGCGGCAGCTTATGTCCGGCTTCATCGGGGCCATCCAGGATACGGGCCTGCGCAGCATCCTGAACGGCTCCCTGGCCGGCAGAAAGCCCTATGGCGACATCAAGGAGATCCTCTCGTTCTTTCCCGAAGAGGAGGAACGGCTTATGGCAATGAAGGACGATTTCCTTGCCAGCAGGGTCAAAACCTGGCTCGACGAGAACAACCTGTTCACGGTCGATTCGGAAACGCTGCTTTCATCGCGTATGTAA
- a CDS encoding peptidylprolyl isomerase, giving the protein MLDFMRRKKESIIIKIVFVVIVLSFIGTMFLVWGKGSEGIGGRGGYAAKVNGTKISLEEYQNAYQRIRNIYQQIYGQSITPDMEKTLGLKKVALDSLIDNVLIAREAKSMGIKVSKEEVANSIEALPTFQKDGKFNFDLYQQLLRSNRLTPKDFEEGQKQELLLSKTRQAIKDKATVSDDEALAQYKKENDKIDLEYVSYAPNEVIAEVKPTDGELNDYLQRNQNEFKTPEKTALSYILLDPASQAAKVTVSEEEIQTFYQKNIDRWQGKDGILPLKEVKEKVKADALRQKAAKQAFELAADTLYKNAKSNDLKQIAGQLNLKVQETPLFDANAPAAVLNGETAVIKKAFELKEGEVGGPVETAKGIYIIKARERKAASVPPLNEIRGAVESKVKGAMAVELAKKKAADAARQLAAKGTLRTQATGTFGFSDKGDIPAIGNAPDLMEAAFKLTAAAPVTKEPFKVGNRWYVARLKQRIEAPKADFEKTKQQLKLKMLPKKQEEALAAWTKGLRSKAKIEINQTLIAEK; this is encoded by the coding sequence ATGCTGGACTTCATGCGCAGGAAGAAGGAATCCATCATCATCAAGATCGTCTTCGTCGTCATCGTGCTTTCCTTTATCGGCACCATGTTCCTGGTATGGGGCAAGGGGAGCGAGGGAATCGGCGGGCGCGGGGGGTACGCGGCCAAGGTCAACGGCACCAAGATATCCCTGGAAGAATACCAGAACGCCTATCAGCGCATCCGCAACATCTACCAGCAGATCTATGGCCAATCCATCACGCCGGACATGGAAAAGACGCTGGGCCTGAAAAAGGTGGCCCTGGACAGTCTGATCGACAACGTCCTGATCGCCAGGGAAGCCAAGTCCATGGGAATCAAGGTGTCCAAGGAAGAGGTGGCAAACTCCATTGAAGCGCTGCCCACCTTCCAGAAGGACGGAAAGTTCAATTTCGACCTGTACCAGCAGCTTTTGCGGAGCAACCGCCTGACCCCCAAGGACTTCGAGGAGGGACAGAAACAGGAGCTGCTCCTTTCCAAGACCCGCCAGGCCATCAAGGACAAGGCTACGGTCAGCGACGACGAGGCCCTGGCCCAGTACAAGAAGGAAAACGACAAGATCGATCTGGAGTATGTGTCCTATGCGCCGAACGAGGTGATCGCCGAGGTGAAGCCGACCGACGGGGAGCTCAACGACTATCTGCAGAGAAACCAGAACGAGTTCAAGACGCCTGAAAAGACGGCCCTCTCCTATATCCTGCTCGACCCGGCCTCCCAGGCGGCAAAGGTGACGGTTTCCGAAGAAGAGATCCAAACCTTCTACCAGAAAAATATCGACCGCTGGCAGGGCAAAGACGGCATCCTCCCCCTCAAGGAGGTCAAAGAGAAGGTCAAGGCCGACGCCCTCAGGCAGAAGGCGGCCAAACAGGCCTTTGAGCTGGCGGCCGATACCCTCTACAAAAATGCCAAATCCAATGATCTGAAACAGATCGCCGGGCAATTGAACCTCAAGGTGCAGGAAACGCCGCTGTTCGACGCAAATGCCCCGGCAGCCGTCCTGAACGGTGAGACGGCCGTCATCAAAAAGGCCTTTGAACTCAAGGAAGGCGAAGTGGGCGGCCCGGTCGAGACCGCCAAGGGGATCTACATCATCAAGGCCAGGGAGCGCAAGGCCGCATCCGTCCCGCCGCTCAACGAGATCAGGGGGGCTGTGGAATCAAAGGTCAAGGGAGCCATGGCGGTGGAACTCGCCAAGAAAAAGGCTGCCGACGCGGCCCGGCAACTTGCCGCCAAAGGGACGCTCAGGACCCAGGCCACCGGTACCTTCGGCTTCTCGGACAAGGGCGACATCCCGGCGATCGGCAACGCCCCCGACCTGATGGAGGCGGCTTTCAAGCTGACCGCAGCAGCGCCGGTGACCAAAGAACCGTTCAAGGTAGGCAACCGCTGGTATGTGGCGCGCCTCAAGCAACGCATCGAGGCCCCGAAAGCGGACTTCGAGAAGACCAAGCAGCAACTCAAGCTGAAGATGCTGCCCAAGAAACAGGAAGAAGCCTTGGCTGCCTGGACAAAGGGCCTCAGGAGCAAGGCCAAGATCGAGATCAACCAGACGCTTATTGCTGAAAAATAG
- a CDS encoding DUF378 domain-containing protein, whose product MKVLDVIVTVLLLIGALNWGLVGFFGFNLVAALFGEAGAITRLIYAVVGVAALYEIGCFTFGLKETQHRWCETIATIKH is encoded by the coding sequence ATGAAAGTCTTGGATGTCATCGTAACGGTATTACTGCTTATCGGGGCCCTTAACTGGGGCCTGGTAGGTTTCTTCGGCTTCAACCTCGTGGCCGCCTTGTTTGGCGAGGCGGGGGCGATCACCAGGCTCATCTACGCCGTTGTCGGTGTGGCGGCCCTGTATGAAATCGGCTGCTTCACGTTCGGGCTCAAGGAGACCCAGCATCGTTGGTGCGAAACAATCGCCACCATCAAACATTAA
- a CDS encoding phosphoribosylaminoimidazolesuccinocarboxamide synthase, with product MSQPVLQTDFPGLNLMARGKVRDIYDLGDTLLLVTSDRISAFDVIMNEPIPDKGFVLTQISAFWFRQMEDIVKNHIISTDVADYPAACQPYADVLAGRSMLVKKAKPLPAECIVRGYVSGSGWKDYKASGSICGITLPAGLLESDRLPEPIFTPSTKAELGTHDENISFEKMADICGRELAEQARDYTIRIYTRARDLAAQKGIIIADTKFEFGVYEGELIIIDECLTPDSSRFWPKDLYKPGGQQPSFDKQFLRDYLETLDWGKTAPAPPLPAEIVEKTAEKYREALFRIAGIRI from the coding sequence ATGTCACAACCCGTTTTGCAGACCGATTTTCCCGGCCTGAATCTCATGGCCCGGGGCAAGGTGCGCGACATCTACGACCTGGGAGACACCCTGCTGCTGGTCACATCGGACCGTATCTCGGCCTTTGATGTCATCATGAACGAGCCGATCCCGGACAAGGGGTTCGTGCTGACCCAGATATCCGCCTTCTGGTTCCGCCAGATGGAGGACATCGTCAAGAACCACATCATCTCCACCGATGTGGCCGATTACCCGGCGGCGTGCCAGCCCTACGCCGATGTGCTCGCGGGACGGTCCATGCTGGTGAAAAAGGCCAAACCGCTGCCGGCGGAGTGTATCGTGCGCGGCTATGTCTCCGGCTCCGGCTGGAAGGACTACAAGGCCAGCGGCTCCATTTGCGGCATCACGCTCCCGGCCGGGCTCCTGGAGTCGGACCGGTTGCCGGAGCCGATCTTCACCCCTTCCACCAAGGCGGAACTGGGCACCCACGACGAAAACATCTCCTTCGAGAAGATGGCTGACATCTGCGGCCGCGAACTGGCCGAGCAGGCCCGCGACTATACCATCAGGATCTACACCCGGGCCCGGGACCTGGCCGCCCAGAAGGGGATCATCATTGCCGACACCAAATTCGAGTTCGGCGTGTACGAGGGGGAGCTGATCATCATCGACGAGTGCCTGACCCCGGACTCCAGCCGTTTCTGGCCCAAAGACCTGTACAAACCGGGTGGGCAGCAACCCAGCTTCGACAAGCAGTTCCTGAGGGATTATCTGGAAACCCTCGATTGGGGCAAGACCGCCCCGGCCCCGCCCCTGCCGGCGGAGATCGTCGAAAAGACCGCCGAGAAGTACCGCGAGGCGCTCTTCCGCATCGCCGGCATCCGTATATAG
- a CDS encoding IS1182 family transposase has translation MLIENDTRQISMEFVSIEELVPSDHLLRKIDKAIDFGFIRERVKSLYCADNGRPAIDPVVLFKMLFIGYLFGIRSERQLVRDIQVNVAYRWFLGFGLTNKVPDASTISQNRRRRFSESTIYQDIFDEIVVQAANRKMVDGSVLYSDSTHLKANANKHKFEVLDVQKSTRDYMARLEEDIDQDREAHGKKPLKAKEIAPEVKATKVSTTDPDSGYMVREGKPEGFFYLDHRTVDSRHSIITDTFVTPGNVHDSIPYLARLDRQRERFGFDVEAVGLDAGYFTAGICKGLEERDIYGAIAYRRPTHIKGYLRKSDYRYDAATDVYSCPQGHLLRYRTTDRIGYRHYASDSSQCKSCPLQPQCTKSANFTKIVTRHIWQDHKDRINEHRYTEQGKEIYRRRKETVERSFADSKQLHGHRYARLRGIGKVFEQCLLCAAVQNMKKIALVVDRDDLLRLLGLLQTFRKPWKLYKWIAKDLYSLITTLRQITLEPFITLKIENPA, from the coding sequence ATGCTTATCGAGAACGACACCCGTCAGATTTCCATGGAGTTTGTGAGTATTGAGGAACTGGTTCCTTCTGATCATCTGCTGCGCAAAATTGACAAGGCTATCGACTTCGGGTTTATCCGTGAGCGAGTAAAGAGCCTCTACTGCGCCGACAACGGTCGTCCGGCAATTGATCCAGTAGTCCTGTTCAAGATGCTCTTTATCGGCTACCTGTTCGGCATTCGCAGTGAGCGGCAGTTAGTCCGGGACATTCAGGTCAACGTGGCCTATCGCTGGTTTCTGGGCTTTGGCCTGACCAACAAGGTGCCCGATGCTTCAACTATCAGCCAGAACCGCCGCCGGCGTTTTTCCGAGAGCACGATCTATCAGGACATCTTTGACGAGATCGTGGTCCAGGCTGCCAATCGCAAGATGGTGGATGGCAGTGTTCTTTACAGCGATTCAACTCACCTCAAGGCCAATGCCAACAAGCACAAGTTCGAAGTCCTCGATGTTCAGAAATCGACTCGCGACTATATGGCACGACTGGAAGAGGACATTGACCAGGACCGAGAAGCCCACGGTAAGAAACCGCTAAAAGCCAAAGAGATTGCCCCGGAAGTCAAGGCAACCAAGGTAAGCACCACCGATCCCGATAGCGGCTATATGGTGCGTGAAGGCAAACCGGAAGGGTTCTTCTATCTAGACCACCGCACGGTTGACAGTCGTCACAGCATCATCACCGATACCTTTGTCACCCCTGGCAACGTCCATGACAGCATTCCCTATCTTGCTCGCCTCGACCGTCAGCGGGAACGCTTCGGCTTCGATGTGGAGGCGGTAGGTCTCGATGCCGGCTACTTCACCGCCGGCATCTGCAAAGGGCTTGAAGAGAGGGATATCTACGGCGCCATTGCCTATCGCCGCCCCACCCATATCAAAGGCTATCTGCGTAAGAGCGACTACCGCTACGATGCGGCAACCGACGTCTATAGCTGCCCTCAAGGCCACCTTCTTCGTTACCGAACCACCGATCGCATAGGCTATCGTCATTACGCTTCAGATTCATCCCAATGCAAGTCCTGCCCTCTTCAGCCCCAATGTACCAAATCTGCCAACTTCACCAAGATAGTTACCCGGCACATCTGGCAGGACCATAAAGACCGGATCAATGAGCATCGCTACACGGAACAGGGTAAAGAGATCTATCGCAGACGAAAGGAAACGGTCGAGCGGAGCTTTGCCGATTCCAAACAACTGCACGGTCATCGTTATGCGCGACTACGTGGGATCGGCAAGGTCTTTGAGCAGTGTCTGTTATGCGCAGCGGTCCAAAACATGAAAAAGATCGCCTTGGTGGTAGACCGGGACGACTTATTGCGCTTATTGGGGCTGTTACAGACGTTTAGAAAGCCATGGAAGCTCTATAAATGGATTGCCAAGGACCTCTATTCGCTAATAACAACACTCAGGCAAATTACACTCGAACCGTTCATAACCCTGAAAATAGAAAACCCCGCCTGA